Below is a genomic region from Chloroflexota bacterium.
TCCTCCTGGAGATGGCCATCCTGGAACAGGAACAATTCCGCGTCATCCTCCTGGATACGAAGAATCGCCTCATCGCCGTCCGGCGAGTCTACGACGGTAGCCTTAACGCTTCCCTTATTCGTGTGGGAGAGGTCTTCAAGGAAGCCGTCCGCCAGAACGCCGCGGCCATCATCATCGTACATAACCATCCCAGCGGCGATCCTGCCCCATCTTCGGAAGATATCCAGGTTACGGCCCAGATCGTCGCCGCTGGTCGTCTTCTGGATATAGAAGTTCTAGATCACCTTATTATTGCCGGACAACACTGCCTCAGCTTGAAGGAAAAGGGGTTGGGTTTCGCCTAGCTATGGCCAGACAACAAGCAAATGGGAAGCAGACTTACAGAAGATAAGGGGAAGAGATGCCCGTATACCTTTTAGGTATAGACATTGGTGGAACCGGATGTAAGACGACTCTTTATACTAAAGCCGGGGAAGAGGTAGCCAGCGCCTATCGCGAGTATCAGATGGAGAGCCGCAGGGTGGGTTGGGCTGAGGAGGACCCAGATGAGTGGTGGAGGGCGACGGCCTTGACCATTCGTGATATCCTGAACAGACCAGATGTTGTCCCTCAAGATATAGCCGGCATTGGCGTAAGCTGCACCAATGCCCTGGTTGCTGTTGATGATCAGGGAACACCCCTTCGTCCGGCCATCATGCTCTGGGATCAAAGGGCAACTTCCCAGGTTGATTGGCTAACTCAGAATGTAGGGATCGAGCTGATTCTCGGTATAGCTGGCAACAATATCGGTCCGGGTACATTCTCCCTACCCTCTATTCTCTGGATCAAGGAGCATGAGCCGGAGATATTTGCTCGGACGAGTAAGTTCCTGGTGCCTACCGGATTTATCGTCCACAGGCTAACCGGACAATTCACCATCGATTTCTCACGGGCCTCAACCACCTTGCTCTTCGATATCAAGAACCTCTGCTGGTCCGAGCAGATTTGCCAGGCCACTGGGGTGCCGTTAGCTAAGCTTCCCTCACTGTATCCCTCTACAGACATCGTTGGAACAGTAACAAACGCAACGGCCCTTGATACTGGGTTGCTAGCTGGCACTCCGGTGATCGCTGGATGCATGGATACGGTGTCGGCCGCGCTGGCTATGGGGGCCATCGAGAGCAATCAATCGTTCATCATTATGGGGACAGCCGCACGACTGGCCGCTTGCCTCTCCAGGCCTACCTTTGATCACCATTTCCTGAACTGTGTCTATGCCCAACCTGGCCTGTGGTTAACCATCGC
It encodes:
- a CDS encoding FGGY family carbohydrate kinase, producing the protein MPVYLLGIDIGGTGCKTTLYTKAGEEVASAYREYQMESRRVGWAEEDPDEWWRATALTIRDILNRPDVVPQDIAGIGVSCTNALVAVDDQGTPLRPAIMLWDQRATSQVDWLTQNVGIELILGIAGNNIGPGTFSLPSILWIKEHEPEIFARTSKFLVPTGFIVHRLTGQFTIDFSRASTTLLFDIKNLCWSEQICQATGVPLAKLPSLYPSTDIVGTVTNATALDTGLLAGTPVIAGCMDTVSAALAMGAIESNQSFIIMGTAARLAACLSRPTFDHHFLNCVYAQPGLWLTIAAINGAGTSLRWFRDTFGQLECVLAREIGADPYDLLCQEAAQSSSGAHGVIYLPYIAAERSPIWDPYARGVFLGLALAHKRSDIIRAILEGVAYAVKHNLEIFESELGIRVPLLRIGGGGARSAIWRGIIGDVTNRQTVYCAVKDPETLGAAVLAGVGAGLYENLEDGVRQSVRTAEETWPSQAAQAIYAEGFELYKDIYKALKPYFKLLSEAQASRG